From one Nonomuraea polychroma genomic stretch:
- a CDS encoding YihY/virulence factor BrkB family protein, whose amino-acid sequence MAGLKERIGEAKAWGRGKVDDWRVRRLSFDHLIRAVHRYRLQYGDRLAGAVTYFAFLSFFPLVALSYAVLGIVVATSETTREALEVAIVERLPGIAAQLDLDAIAKAKEAAGIIGLLGLLYAGLGALDALRGALREMSMTTEPPLNFFLGKLRDLASLVMIGLTMISSVLVVGFATTATDNVLEFLFGSESALATTGLRLAGVAVSVGADWLLFLILLGWVARPTRPFRVIARGALLGAIGFGLLKQLATLLLGQTLGNPVYGTFAVIVGLLVWINFSARLVLYVAAWTATAGLCPPPSPTPPPTSEA is encoded by the coding sequence ATGGCGGGCCTGAAGGAGAGGATCGGGGAGGCCAAGGCCTGGGGCCGTGGCAAGGTGGACGACTGGCGGGTCCGCAGGCTGTCGTTCGACCATCTCATCAGAGCCGTGCACCGCTACCGGCTGCAGTACGGCGACCGGCTGGCGGGCGCGGTCACCTACTTCGCGTTCCTGTCGTTCTTCCCGTTGGTGGCGCTGTCGTACGCGGTGCTCGGGATCGTGGTGGCGACCAGCGAGACGACCAGGGAGGCGCTGGAGGTGGCGATCGTCGAGCGGCTGCCGGGGATCGCCGCGCAGCTGGACCTCGATGCCATCGCCAAGGCCAAGGAGGCCGCCGGGATCATCGGCCTGCTCGGCCTCCTCTACGCCGGGCTCGGCGCGCTGGACGCGCTGCGCGGGGCGCTGCGCGAGATGTCCATGACCACCGAGCCGCCGCTCAACTTCTTCCTCGGCAAGCTCCGCGATCTGGCCTCGCTCGTCATGATCGGCCTGACGATGATCTCGTCGGTGCTGGTGGTCGGGTTCGCCACCACGGCCACGGACAACGTGCTGGAATTCCTGTTCGGCAGCGAGTCCGCACTGGCCACCACCGGGCTGCGGCTGGCCGGGGTGGCGGTGAGCGTGGGCGCCGACTGGTTGTTGTTCCTGATCCTGCTGGGCTGGGTGGCCAGGCCGACCCGGCCGTTCCGGGTGATCGCCAGGGGCGCGTTGCTCGGCGCGATCGGCTTCGGCCTGCTCAAGCAACTCGCCACGCTGCTGCTGGGGCAGACCCTCGGCAACCCGGTCTACGGCACGTTCGCCGTCATCGTGGGCCTGCTGGTCTGGATCAACTTCTCTGCCAGGCTCGTGCTCTATGTCGCCGCGTGGACGGCGACGGCCGGGCTCTGCCCGCCGCCGTCCCCGACGCCGCCGCCGACGTCAGAAGCGTGA
- a CDS encoding D-alanyl-D-alanine carboxypeptidase family protein gives MWTKIVPVMALVASVSLTGGTAYATPTTPVGGEALGSRGLVAPQGVKKPPKTKATSYVIADAGTGNVLAAKDAHGRYLPASTLKTLTALTLIPKLDKNRRIRPSQNACNQEGSAVGLTPKTTYKVEDLFRALMMSSGNDAAMALAETNGGLAKTMADMNAEAKRLQAYDTVAKTPSGLDKPGQSSSAYDLALIARAGLANPDFVRYISTKVANFPAPKGKHYQISNHNKLLWRYNGMVGVKNGWTTKAQASFVGAATRGGHTIVVSIMRHEGGFWDEVAALLDWGFSVRGKAAPVGRLVDPLPAGLPAPQQQVSAPATATVTPAQQPPLLDTAARNQDGSTKAIGSVVIGGGLLFGLIYLWYGIRRKRTRSRF, from the coding sequence ATGTGGACAAAAATCGTGCCGGTGATGGCACTCGTCGCCTCGGTCTCGCTCACCGGTGGGACCGCATATGCCACACCGACGACACCCGTCGGTGGCGAGGCGCTGGGCAGCCGCGGCCTGGTGGCGCCCCAAGGCGTCAAGAAGCCGCCCAAGACCAAGGCTACTTCGTACGTGATCGCGGACGCGGGAACGGGCAACGTGCTCGCGGCGAAGGACGCCCACGGGCGTTACCTGCCGGCCAGCACGCTGAAGACGCTGACCGCGCTCACGCTCATCCCCAAGCTGGACAAGAACCGCCGGATCCGGCCCAGCCAGAACGCCTGCAACCAGGAGGGCAGCGCGGTCGGCCTGACGCCCAAGACGACGTACAAGGTCGAGGACCTGTTCAGGGCGTTGATGATGTCCTCGGGGAACGACGCGGCCATGGCTCTGGCCGAGACGAACGGCGGCCTCGCCAAGACCATGGCGGACATGAACGCCGAGGCCAAGCGGCTGCAGGCGTACGACACCGTGGCCAAGACCCCGAGCGGCCTGGACAAGCCCGGCCAGAGCAGCTCGGCCTATGACCTGGCGCTCATCGCCCGTGCCGGCCTGGCCAACCCCGACTTCGTCCGCTACATCAGCACGAAGGTCGCGAACTTCCCGGCGCCCAAGGGCAAGCACTACCAGATCAGCAACCACAACAAGCTGCTCTGGCGCTACAACGGCATGGTCGGCGTCAAGAACGGCTGGACCACGAAGGCGCAGGCCAGCTTCGTCGGCGCGGCCACCCGCGGCGGCCACACGATCGTGGTGAGCATCATGCGGCACGAGGGCGGCTTCTGGGACGAGGTGGCCGCGCTGCTCGACTGGGGTTTCTCGGTCAGGGGCAAGGCCGCGCCGGTCGGCCGGCTGGTCGACCCGCTCCCCGCCGGGCTGCCCGCGCCGCAGCAGCAGGTATCCGCGCCCGCCACCGCGACGGTCACCCCGGCCCAGCAGCCGCCGCTGCTGGACACGGCCGCCCGGAACCAGGACGGCTCCACCAAGGCGATCGGGTCGGTGGTGATCGGCGGCGGGCTGCTGTTCGGGCTGATCTACCTCTGGTACGGCATCCGCCGCAAACGCACCAGATCACGCTTCTGA
- a CDS encoding SCO4848 family membrane protein, whose protein sequence is MSRKIAGFLIALGAFMVFEWVNLGFNLQDGHETSFYVVHGILIAVNIILAIVLVAIGWRGLRNRRGDAG, encoded by the coding sequence ATGTCACGAAAGATCGCCGGATTCCTGATCGCGCTCGGCGCGTTCATGGTCTTCGAGTGGGTGAATCTCGGGTTTAACCTGCAAGATGGGCATGAAACCAGCTTCTATGTCGTCCACGGCATCTTGATCGCGGTGAACATTATCCTCGCCATCGTGCTGGTCGCCATCGGCTGGCGGGGACTCAGGAACCGCAGAGGAGACGCCGGGTAA
- a CDS encoding peptide ligase PGM1-related protein: MITNIPFGEKYAGLSIFEPSEGTLVVVPSLSLPQDELRRITAARSYEERLLFLLLTLREPGVKVVYLSSAPIDPDIIDYYFAFLPDPDDAAKRLTLITLDDPWSQPLTRSLLDRPDVIEQLRSEIEGDAWIVPFVLSELEEELASLLNVPLYGPATSFAYYGSKSGAREMGHEAGVPMARGFGDLRTALEIEEAIEALPGERVIVKLNDAYSGLGNAIVTKADRSLTSFAMAGESWETFSVKIRDRGAVVEEYIEHRPLYHPSALACITPGGQARVLATHDQVLGGANGHVYQGCTFPAAPEYRAEVGASAERIARVLAERGVVGVFGMDFFALKADAGYAALLCEINLRIGGTTHPFGAAMLTTGAAYDPATGLLMAGDQPKYYTATDNCAASCLRGRTPGEVMRTADRLGIGFDAERRTGNVFHLLGAIPEHGKLGFTSIGDSRDEADELHALTRRLLCGS; the protein is encoded by the coding sequence ATGATCACTAATATCCCGTTCGGGGAGAAGTATGCTGGGTTGAGCATCTTCGAGCCGAGTGAGGGGACCCTGGTGGTCGTACCCTCGCTCTCCCTTCCGCAGGATGAGCTCCGCCGCATCACGGCGGCCCGGTCCTACGAGGAGCGCCTGCTCTTCCTCCTGCTGACGCTCCGGGAACCCGGGGTAAAGGTGGTCTACCTCTCCTCCGCGCCCATCGATCCCGACATCATTGACTATTACTTCGCGTTCCTGCCCGATCCGGATGACGCCGCCAAGCGGCTCACGCTGATCACGCTCGACGACCCCTGGTCTCAGCCGTTGACCAGGAGCCTGCTCGACCGCCCCGACGTGATCGAACAGCTGCGGTCGGAGATCGAGGGTGACGCGTGGATCGTGCCGTTCGTCCTGAGCGAGCTCGAAGAGGAGCTCGCATCGTTACTCAACGTGCCCCTCTACGGTCCGGCCACGTCTTTCGCCTATTACGGCTCCAAGAGCGGCGCCCGCGAGATGGGCCACGAGGCCGGGGTGCCGATGGCGCGCGGGTTCGGCGACCTGCGCACCGCGCTCGAGATCGAGGAGGCGATCGAGGCTCTGCCGGGCGAGCGGGTGATCGTCAAGCTGAACGACGCCTACTCCGGGCTCGGCAACGCGATCGTCACCAAGGCCGACAGGTCGCTGACCAGCTTCGCGATGGCAGGCGAAAGCTGGGAGACGTTCAGCGTGAAGATCAGGGATCGCGGTGCCGTGGTCGAGGAGTACATCGAGCACCGGCCGCTCTACCACCCCAGCGCGCTGGCCTGCATCACACCGGGCGGCCAGGCGCGGGTGCTGGCCACGCACGACCAGGTGCTCGGCGGCGCCAACGGCCACGTCTACCAGGGCTGCACGTTCCCCGCCGCGCCCGAGTACCGCGCCGAGGTGGGCGCCTCGGCCGAGCGGATCGCGCGCGTGCTGGCCGAGCGGGGCGTGGTGGGGGTCTTCGGGATGGACTTCTTCGCGCTGAAGGCGGACGCCGGGTACGCGGCGCTGCTGTGTGAGATCAATCTGCGCATCGGCGGCACCACGCACCCGTTCGGCGCCGCCATGCTGACGACCGGGGCGGCGTACGATCCCGCGACCGGCCTGCTCATGGCCGGCGACCAGCCGAAGTACTACACCGCGACCGACAACTGCGCCGCCTCCTGCCTGCGCGGACGCACCCCCGGCGAGGTCATGCGCACGGCGGATCGGCTCGGCATCGGATTCGACGCCGAGCGGCGCACCGGCAACGTGTTCCATCTGCTCGGGGCCATACCCGAGCACGGGAAGCTGGGCTTCACCTCGATAGGCGACTCGCGAGATGAGGCCGACGAGCTGCACGCTCTTACCCGGCGTCTCCTCTGCGGTTCCTGA
- a CDS encoding M20 family metallopeptidase — protein sequence MRGRELRGELDAFLAETEQDLVAFRRDLHMHPELAFAEYRTTQRIAERLTAAGLTPSVLPRGTGLICDVGSGDGPTVALRADIDALPLQDEKDVSYRSTVAGACHACGHDVHTTVLLGTSLFLAQQAAAGLLPGRVRLIFQPAEELPGGALEVMAHGGISGVDRIFGLHCDPRVDVGQVGLRAGPITSACDKLSIRVSGPGGHTARPHLTADLVFALAKILTELPAALSRRVDPRSSLSLVWGRVEAGTAANAIPDDGIAEGTVRCLDENAWHAAPDLIKSLLESVAGAYGIEAEMDYKRGVPPVVNDEVSVEMLAEAAERVLGASAVVPTQQSLGGEDFAWYLESIPGAFARLGTRSPGGVTYDIHQGTFDVDEKAIAMGVRMMAATALTALWEVGPLDSITSALA from the coding sequence ATGCGGGGACGTGAGCTTCGGGGGGAACTCGACGCGTTCCTGGCGGAGACCGAGCAGGATCTCGTGGCGTTCCGCCGCGACCTCCACATGCACCCTGAGCTGGCCTTTGCCGAATATCGCACGACACAGCGCATCGCCGAGCGGCTCACCGCCGCCGGGCTGACGCCTTCGGTGCTCCCCCGGGGCACCGGCCTCATTTGCGACGTGGGCAGCGGCGACGGCCCGACCGTCGCGCTGCGCGCCGACATCGACGCGCTGCCGCTGCAGGACGAGAAGGACGTTTCCTACCGCTCGACCGTGGCCGGCGCGTGCCACGCCTGCGGCCATGACGTGCACACCACGGTGTTGCTCGGCACCTCGCTCTTCCTGGCCCAGCAGGCCGCCGCCGGCCTCCTGCCAGGCCGGGTCCGGCTGATCTTCCAGCCCGCCGAGGAGCTGCCGGGCGGCGCGCTCGAGGTCATGGCGCACGGCGGCATCAGCGGCGTCGACCGCATCTTCGGCCTGCACTGCGACCCGCGCGTGGACGTCGGCCAGGTCGGGCTCAGGGCGGGCCCGATCACCTCGGCCTGCGACAAGCTGAGCATCCGGGTGTCAGGTCCCGGCGGTCACACCGCGCGCCCGCACCTGACCGCCGACCTGGTCTTCGCCCTCGCCAAGATCCTCACCGAGCTGCCCGCGGCCCTGTCGCGCCGCGTCGACCCGCGTTCTTCGCTGAGCCTCGTCTGGGGCCGGGTCGAGGCCGGTACGGCCGCCAACGCGATCCCCGACGACGGCATCGCCGAAGGCACCGTGCGCTGCCTCGACGAGAACGCCTGGCACGCCGCCCCCGACCTGATCAAGTCATTGCTGGAGTCGGTGGCCGGCGCCTACGGCATCGAGGCCGAGATGGACTACAAGCGCGGCGTGCCGCCGGTGGTCAACGACGAGGTCAGCGTCGAGATGCTGGCCGAGGCCGCCGAGCGGGTGCTGGGTGCGAGTGCTGTGGTCCCGACCCAGCAGTCGCTCGGCGGCGAGGACTTCGCTTGGTACCTCGAGTCGATTCCCGGCGCGTTCGCCCGTCTGGGCACCCGCTCACCGGGCGGCGTGACCTACGACATCCACCAGGGCACGTTCGACGTGGACGAGAAGGCGATCGCCATGGGTGTGCGGATGATGGCCGCCACCGCGCTGACCGCCCTCTGGGAGGTCGGGCCGCTCGACTCGATCACCAGCGCGCTGGCGTGA
- a CDS encoding Xaa-Pro dipeptidyl-peptidase, whose translation MHPRKALAVPLAAILIAALTGTTPAAADTPAIKVENNATQPVFSRADAIKQTVFVEVAGTDSDNDGAPDRVAVDILRPKETDQGLKVPVIMEASPYYAGGNDVSNHPVDVDENGNPLPTLKALANKLAAEPFDGYYDNYFVPRGYAIALVENLGSGRATGCPTSGDRNETAGPKAAIDWLNGRAKGFDAAGNPVQATWSTGKVGMIGVSYNGTLPNAVAATGVEGLETIVPIAAISSWYDYYRANGGVLAPGGFQGEDLDVLAKYVLTRENGQEACGALIDQITATQDRITGDYSPVWDARNYMNDVGKVKASVFVVHGLNDWNVKTKQFAQWWYALAKQNVPRKIWLHQGTHMNPFSLRTVEWLRQLHGWFDHWLYGIDSGIMREPQADVEIAAGQWAQHKSWPLPGATAVPLHLGAGQRLSLAPRPLSAKESFVDQKARTAEQLVEATGSDPNRLAYTTGELPADVRISGTPTVSVRASFKNGASPYLTALLVDYGTDVRPNGSLLSTGQTYCYGQGVPGDTGCTTLRVLGTATTPYKIVTRGWLDVRNRHRPDKTEPLRPGKEYTFTWDFQPTDYLFKKGHRLGLVIISTDYDYTLRYPPGTEITVSPGHSSLRLPMVTPARW comes from the coding sequence ATGCACCCTAGGAAGGCACTGGCCGTGCCCCTGGCCGCGATCCTCATCGCGGCCTTGACCGGCACCACGCCTGCCGCAGCCGACACCCCGGCCATCAAAGTCGAGAACAACGCCACCCAACCGGTCTTCTCCCGGGCGGACGCCATCAAGCAGACGGTGTTCGTCGAGGTCGCCGGGACCGACAGCGACAACGACGGCGCACCGGACCGGGTCGCGGTCGACATCCTGCGCCCCAAGGAGACCGACCAGGGACTCAAGGTCCCGGTGATCATGGAGGCCAGCCCGTACTACGCCGGCGGCAACGACGTCTCCAACCACCCCGTGGACGTGGACGAGAACGGCAACCCCCTGCCCACGCTCAAGGCGCTGGCCAACAAGCTCGCCGCCGAGCCGTTCGACGGCTACTACGACAACTACTTCGTGCCCCGCGGCTACGCCATCGCGCTGGTGGAGAACCTCGGCAGCGGCCGCGCCACCGGCTGCCCGACCTCCGGCGACCGCAACGAGACGGCGGGCCCGAAAGCCGCGATCGACTGGCTGAACGGCCGCGCCAAGGGCTTCGACGCCGCAGGCAACCCGGTCCAGGCCACCTGGTCGACCGGCAAGGTCGGCATGATCGGCGTCTCCTACAACGGCACGCTCCCGAACGCGGTCGCCGCGACCGGCGTCGAGGGCCTGGAGACCATCGTGCCGATCGCCGCGATCTCCAGCTGGTACGACTACTACCGCGCCAACGGCGGCGTCCTGGCCCCCGGCGGCTTCCAGGGCGAGGACCTGGACGTGCTCGCCAAATACGTCCTGACCAGGGAGAACGGCCAGGAGGCCTGCGGCGCGCTGATCGACCAGATCACAGCCACGCAGGACCGGATCACCGGCGACTACAGCCCGGTCTGGGACGCCCGCAACTACATGAACGACGTCGGCAAGGTCAAGGCCAGCGTCTTCGTCGTGCACGGGCTCAACGACTGGAACGTCAAGACCAAGCAGTTCGCGCAGTGGTGGTACGCGCTGGCCAAGCAGAACGTGCCGCGCAAGATCTGGCTGCACCAGGGCACCCACATGAACCCGTTCAGCCTGCGCACGGTCGAGTGGCTGCGCCAGCTGCACGGCTGGTTCGACCACTGGTTGTACGGCATCGACTCCGGCATCATGCGTGAGCCGCAGGCCGACGTCGAGATCGCGGCCGGCCAGTGGGCCCAGCACAAGTCCTGGCCCCTGCCCGGCGCCACGGCCGTCCCGCTGCACCTGGGCGCCGGACAGCGGCTGAGCCTGGCCCCCAGGCCGCTGTCGGCCAAGGAGTCCTTCGTCGACCAGAAGGCCAGGACGGCCGAGCAACTCGTCGAGGCCACCGGTTCCGACCCGAACCGGCTGGCGTACACGACCGGGGAGCTCCCCGCCGACGTGCGGATCTCCGGCACGCCGACGGTGTCGGTGCGGGCGTCGTTCAAGAACGGGGCGTCGCCGTACCTGACGGCGTTGCTGGTGGACTACGGCACCGATGTCCGCCCGAACGGCTCGTTGCTCTCGACCGGGCAGACCTACTGCTACGGCCAGGGCGTCCCGGGTGACACGGGCTGCACCACGCTCAGGGTGCTCGGCACGGCCACCACCCCGTACAAGATCGTCACCCGGGGCTGGCTGGACGTGCGCAACCGGCACCGCCCGGACAAGACCGAACCGCTCAGGCCAGGCAAGGAATACACCTTCACCTGGGACTTCCAGCCGACGGACTACCTGTTCAAGAAGGGCCACCGGCTGGGCCTGGTGATCATCTCGACCGACTACGACTACACCCTGCGCTACCCGCCGGGCACCGAGATCACGGTGTCGCCGGGGCACTCGTCCCTGCGGCTGCCGATGGTCACGCCAGCGCGCTGGTGA
- a CDS encoding BMP family lipoprotein — MLGKRFNRMALGSVAGVMLMAAAACGGSGGGSTTASEAPTGAASSEAPKSALKVGLAFDIGGRGDKSFNDAAYAGLEKAKTELNAEIKELSPAADGSNRGDLLRQLADAGYNPIIGVGFAYGEDIKKAAQEYPDIEFAVVDSASNAPNVTGLLFAEEQGSYLAGVAAATKSEGGHIGFVGGVENDLIKKFEAGYVAGAKSVKPDIKIDIKYLTPDGDFSGFKAPDKGKVAADKMYQDGADIVYHASGDSGLGVFQAAAAAKKKAIGVDSDQRQTVKETDLQSVIMTSMLKRVDVGVFEFIKAFQGGAKGGTNVTYDLKVDGVGLATTGGEIDDIKDKLDTAKQGIVDGKITVPAKP; from the coding sequence TTGCTCGGCAAGCGATTCAACAGGATGGCGCTCGGCTCGGTGGCCGGCGTCATGCTCATGGCAGCGGCCGCATGTGGCGGCAGTGGTGGGGGCTCCACGACGGCCAGCGAGGCGCCGACCGGCGCGGCCAGCAGCGAGGCGCCCAAGAGTGCGCTCAAGGTTGGACTGGCGTTCGACATCGGCGGACGCGGTGACAAGTCGTTCAACGACGCGGCGTACGCCGGCCTGGAGAAGGCCAAGACGGAGCTCAACGCGGAGATCAAGGAGCTGAGCCCGGCGGCCGACGGCTCCAACCGCGGTGACCTGCTGCGTCAGCTCGCCGACGCCGGTTACAACCCGATCATCGGTGTCGGCTTCGCCTACGGCGAGGACATCAAGAAGGCGGCCCAGGAGTACCCGGACATCGAGTTCGCGGTCGTCGACTCCGCCTCCAACGCGCCCAACGTGACCGGCCTGCTGTTCGCCGAGGAGCAGGGCTCCTACCTGGCGGGCGTCGCCGCCGCCACCAAGTCTGAGGGCGGCCACATCGGCTTCGTCGGCGGTGTGGAGAACGACCTGATCAAGAAGTTCGAGGCAGGCTACGTGGCCGGCGCGAAGTCGGTCAAGCCGGACATCAAGATCGACATCAAGTACCTCACGCCCGACGGTGACTTCTCCGGCTTCAAGGCGCCGGACAAGGGCAAGGTCGCGGCCGACAAGATGTACCAGGACGGCGCCGACATCGTCTACCACGCCTCCGGCGACTCCGGCCTGGGCGTGTTCCAGGCGGCGGCCGCGGCCAAGAAGAAGGCCATCGGCGTCGACTCCGACCAGCGTCAGACGGTCAAGGAGACCGACCTGCAGTCGGTCATCATGACCTCGATGCTCAAGCGCGTCGACGTCGGCGTGTTCGAGTTCATCAAGGCCTTCCAGGGCGGCGCCAAGGGCGGCACGAACGTCACGTACGACCTCAAGGTCGACGGCGTGGGTCTGGCCACCACCGGCGGCGAGATCGACGACATCAAGGACAAGCTCGACACTGCCAAGCAGGGCATCGTCGACGGCAAAATCACGGTTCCGGCTAAGCCGTAA
- a CDS encoding ABC transporter ATP-binding protein: MSADTLATAKPAVELEGITKRFPGVVANHDIRITVEPGTVHAIVGENGAGKSTLMKILYGMQKPDEGTIKVNGTEVGFRTPSDAIAVGIGMVHQHFMLADNLTVLENIVLGAEPKKGGRLDTAAARKRITELAESHGLRVDPDKLVEDLGVGDRQRVEILKVLYRGARILILDEPTAVLVPQEVEELFQNLRELKAEGLTVIFISHKLDEVLDIADAITVIRRGTTVASLARNEVTSARQLAELMVGSELPTPETRESTVTDRVALKVAHLTMEADGYHPVPKGTSIEDYVGKLRAEGKRLLLDDVSFEIHEGEILGIAGVEGNGQSELIEAIMGIRAAHGGVALGEQDISTWSTLKRRESGIGYIPEDRHRQGLLLEASLWENRVLGHQTRKPARNGIWVDRRAAKADTERIVKDYDVRTPSVDTLALALSGGNQQKLIVGREMSGAPKFLIAAHPTRGVDVGAQAAIWDHLRNARAAGLAVLLISADLDELIGLSDTIQVIYRGRLVAALDPSDITPERLGGYMTGAIAGTEET, encoded by the coding sequence ATGAGTGCTGACACCCTGGCCACGGCGAAACCCGCCGTAGAGCTGGAGGGCATCACCAAGCGTTTCCCCGGCGTCGTAGCGAACCACGACATCCGCATCACCGTCGAACCCGGCACGGTGCATGCCATCGTCGGTGAGAACGGCGCAGGCAAATCCACCCTGATGAAGATCCTGTACGGCATGCAGAAGCCGGACGAGGGCACCATCAAAGTCAACGGCACCGAGGTCGGCTTCCGCACGCCCAGTGACGCCATCGCGGTCGGCATCGGCATGGTCCACCAGCACTTCATGCTGGCCGACAACCTCACCGTGCTGGAGAACATCGTTCTCGGCGCCGAGCCGAAGAAGGGCGGCAGGCTGGACACCGCCGCCGCCCGCAAGCGCATCACCGAGCTGGCCGAAAGCCACGGCCTGCGGGTCGATCCCGACAAGCTCGTGGAGGACCTCGGCGTCGGCGACCGCCAGCGTGTGGAGATCCTCAAGGTCCTCTACCGCGGCGCCCGCATCCTGATCCTCGACGAGCCGACGGCCGTGCTGGTCCCCCAGGAGGTCGAGGAGCTCTTCCAGAACCTGCGCGAGCTCAAGGCCGAGGGCCTGACCGTCATCTTCATCTCGCACAAGCTCGACGAGGTGCTCGACATCGCCGACGCGATCACCGTGATCCGGCGCGGCACCACGGTCGCCAGCCTGGCCAGGAACGAGGTCACCAGCGCCCGCCAGCTCGCCGAGCTCATGGTCGGCAGCGAGCTGCCCACGCCCGAGACCCGCGAGTCCACGGTGACCGACCGCGTGGCGCTCAAGGTCGCGCACCTCACCATGGAGGCGGACGGCTACCACCCGGTGCCGAAGGGCACTTCGATCGAGGACTACGTCGGAAAGCTGCGTGCCGAGGGCAAGCGGCTGCTCCTCGACGACGTGTCGTTCGAGATCCACGAGGGCGAGATCCTCGGCATCGCCGGTGTCGAGGGCAACGGCCAGTCCGAGCTGATCGAGGCCATCATGGGCATCCGCGCCGCACACGGCGGCGTCGCCCTCGGCGAGCAGGACATCAGCACCTGGTCGACGCTCAAGCGCCGGGAGTCCGGCATCGGCTACATCCCCGAGGACCGGCACCGCCAGGGCCTGCTGCTGGAGGCGTCCCTGTGGGAGAACCGCGTGCTCGGCCACCAGACCAGGAAACCGGCGCGCAACGGCATCTGGGTCGACCGGCGGGCCGCGAAGGCCGACACCGAGCGCATCGTCAAGGACTACGACGTCCGCACGCCGAGCGTGGACACCCTCGCCCTGGCCCTGTCCGGTGGCAACCAGCAGAAGCTGATCGTGGGCCGGGAGATGAGCGGCGCGCCCAAGTTCCTCATTGCCGCGCACCCGACGCGCGGCGTGGACGTCGGCGCGCAGGCCGCCATCTGGGACCACCTGCGTAACGCCCGGGCGGCGGGCCTGGCCGTGCTGCTCATCTCCGCCGACCTGGACGAGCTGATCGGCCTGTCGGACACGATCCAGGTGATCTACCGGGGACGCCTCGTGGCCGCGCTCGATCCTTCCGACATCACGCCCGAGCGGCTGGGCGGTTACATGACCGGCGCCATCGCCGGCACTGAGGAGACGTGA
- a CDS encoding ABC transporter permease gives MPAGLNRALLTVAGAVIAIVLAIAISSVAIVAAGANPLDAFAAFFNFGETPRAVVNGVAAFLNRAVPLFIAGLAVAVGFRMNLFNIGVEGQYRLAAICAAYVGSTFTAPAPIQIAVIVVVAAAVGGLYALIPAVMKVTRGVNEVIATIMLNYIAINLTSFLVRGPFAGQRGEGQLTTTTPELADSAMFPNLNFIFDWFGQPSPTRGGGLWGFLLLAVVLGLAVWVVLERTRFGFNVKASGLNSPAALASGVDPKKMIIAAMVLSGGIAGLIGLPEILGDRGAFNSNFTAGLGFLGIAVALLGRNKPVGIAVAALLFAFLDRAQGALQFAEVPASVITIIQGVIVLLVVVANEVTKRLALRLEEQRAAQQLGRNTPVEVAA, from the coding sequence ATGCCCGCCGGGCTCAACCGGGCGCTGCTCACCGTGGCCGGCGCCGTCATCGCCATCGTCCTGGCCATCGCGATCTCCAGCGTGGCGATCGTCGCCGCGGGCGCCAACCCGCTGGACGCGTTCGCCGCTTTTTTCAACTTCGGCGAGACGCCACGGGCGGTGGTCAACGGCGTCGCGGCGTTCCTCAACCGGGCGGTGCCGCTGTTCATCGCCGGTCTGGCGGTGGCCGTCGGCTTCCGCATGAACCTCTTCAACATCGGCGTGGAGGGGCAATACCGGCTGGCCGCCATTTGCGCGGCGTACGTAGGCTCGACGTTCACCGCCCCCGCGCCGATCCAGATCGCCGTGATCGTGGTGGTCGCGGCGGCCGTCGGCGGCCTCTACGCGCTGATCCCCGCGGTCATGAAGGTGACCAGGGGCGTGAACGAGGTCATCGCCACGATCATGCTCAACTACATCGCGATCAACCTGACGTCCTTTCTGGTGCGAGGGCCGTTCGCGGGGCAGCGCGGCGAAGGGCAGCTCACCACGACCACGCCCGAGTTGGCGGACTCGGCCATGTTCCCCAATCTCAACTTCATCTTCGACTGGTTCGGGCAGCCGTCGCCGACCCGTGGGGGCGGCCTGTGGGGCTTCCTGCTCCTGGCGGTCGTGCTCGGTCTGGCGGTCTGGGTGGTGCTGGAGCGCACCCGCTTCGGCTTCAACGTGAAGGCCAGCGGGCTCAACAGCCCGGCCGCGCTCGCCTCCGGCGTCGACCCGAAGAAGATGATCATTGCGGCGATGGTGCTGTCCGGTGGCATCGCCGGGCTCATCGGCCTTCCGGAGATCCTCGGCGACAGGGGCGCCTTCAATTCCAACTTCACCGCCGGTCTGGGCTTCCTGGGCATCGCGGTGGCGTTGCTCGGCAGGAACAAGCCCGTGGGCATCGCAGTCGCCGCGTTGCTGTTCGCCTTCCTCGACCGGGCCCAGGGAGCGCTGCAGTTCGCGGAGGTTCCCGCGTCCGTCATCACGATCATCCAGGGAGTGATCGTCCTGCTGGTCGTGGTGGCGAACGAGGTGACCAAACGGCTGGCGCTCAGGCTCGAAGAACAGCGAGCCGCCCAGCAGCTTGGCAGGAACACTCCGGTTGAGGTGGCAGCATGA